The Colias croceus chromosome 19, ilColCroc2.1 genome contains the following window.
TAAAagatagatggcgctgtaaaAGTAAGAAAATCATTACATCAATAATCATGCCTTCGTATAGATGGCGCTGCAATTTATAAGTCATGCTTTAAATTAACCGAATAAATTTGAACAAGATTTGATcacacatacctacatataccAGATTGacctgaatttttttaatgctaGACGAATGTATGCCCCTAAAAACCTGCATACTGTATTTCACATGacattacatttatataatactagtggtccgccccggcttcgcccgtggtacatatttcgcaataaaaggtagcctatgtcctttctcgggtatcaaaatatctccataccaaatttcatgcaaattggttcagtagtttaggcctgattgagtaacagacagacagacagacagagttactttcgcatttataatattagtatggataatatgaaaagtttataatcagaagttttgtttttagtttttacacgTTTTTGACCAAGTTAACTACACCCTAATAATGACGTAAAATGCTTTCCTTGAAAAAGGTATAATAGGTTCTAAATTCTAATACATACATTAATATActcattattaataattaattaatttattatattaagtacagCCAGTAGGTTtagtgtttattataataatattatcgaaTGATTTAATTCGTGCGCGTGGAAGCTTCagcaaatacctacctacctgaCAGAAGTGTGTAGACAAAGAAATTCGTTTCTGATACCATCtcatatttactttatttcaaTGATTTATAATGTCTGGATAACCCTCATTCTAGACAGTAAAGCTAAAGCAAGaggtatataaaatactaggttttcgcccgcggcttcgcccgcgcagtcaaagaaaatctGCATATTTCCCGTCCCCGTGGTATTTCCgagattgcgtcattttcccgagataaaaagtacctagcctatgtcctttctcgggtattaaaatatctcccataccaaatttcatgaaaattggttcagtacctagtttaggcgtgattaagtaggtaacagacagacagacagagttactttcgcatttaaaatattagtatgcaTTATTCATAATAGGCTAAAATCCCACAGGCTATTTATTCAGGCTTCAATATGTAGCtgcataggtaggtatttcctgctattttaaaatacaagctATCAATCACACTCATGAATAGGATGGTGACGTTTTTCAGTGGTTAACAACCCTAGATCAGAAGAAATAAACGATAATTTCTAAACAACAAGAATATATTGCGGTATCCAGGAATTATATTCTATGATCAATTCATGTTATGTTCAAAGCGTTGTTGTTTTACGATGAAATGTTTACATAAGCGTTCTGCCCACGAATGTCCGATAAGTGATAcatgtggcgcatatcgacactatcgatactttagaaaagacaatcactatagaatattaaattttattttatttttccttagctttcattagtcctatttatttatagattttccaaagaggctaatttaaaagagaaatggataaatgcaacgtgacgagttaactggatgccgtACAGCACtaagcagtctaacaaaggccaccgatacatcaaacctacggcagttccaagatttaaaataatgcataattcctgtttgtattttgtaaatatagatttatactattctattccgttttttattaaaatataataatatgaaaagacgtacttagtagtaataaacatactccaaaatgtgacacattatactatactcatataatagaaagcaaaaaaatgcacaaaaaaatatttatttgtgaattatcgataacaaggctgacatcccttagagcatagcatcaagttaatgtcattaatgtaGAGTgatacaaatttcaaccttatctttatgtgttgaggttcaaagttatatgtatcGAAAACtaacgccctctgttgtggagtagctgaatgttttcgaatttggaatttctgagcaaagagaaacaaaacagctaatatgcCTAGagatgttatattaaaataaaccgtaacagggtgcgttagggtacataatgaaatgctgaatttataacctaagtcagtttttactcaaattaagctgtccaatcaaaggcatagtttacttgtagtgtactgtataactatcgatttaaatgtgtgggtttggcgacactggttttcatactaattatgacattatagcacttctattagtttttactgttctgtggttcTGCCGTATGTACATCTACAACCttatttttggaaaattaAGTCTTCATCatgtataggtactttaaCATTATGATTAACAAAGTCTTCATGCTGTATGTGTACCTACTATAttctaacataatattatgagtaaaattgatatttaataataaataaataatttaatgaaagaaagaaaaaacaaaacgGACTGGGTGCGTCTTATTTTGAACATTTTcttgttatgtattttttggTAATTATCTTTATGcgaaaaaatacctactttataaCATAGAATGCGATGTAAAGGCAAATAAAatcctatattttataatagtcTAGTCTAGTATGAATTAACCTATTAAGTaataccacagtattacaatagaTATTACTGTGGTAATACGATGATTTTATAATGAGGCAATATTGCATTATACCTAGATCTGTGAATAACTCCAGGCGttcattgaaaataatattaacgaaAGATTTACAACATAAGAggataacaataaaaacaagattTGGCTTTTCAAGATTGGCAATtgattaagtaataattaaaaacaattcagCCCAATTAGCAATACTTGATAACGATTATCAAAAAGTGCAGGTGTCTGCCAAGTTTCTGTTATCAGTTACTTGTGCAAATATgacaaagaataataattatgttgttaggggtgtttaaattaaactagtTATGCCAATGGTTTTACCcggttattttttatgaatagctgaggtatattaataaataaaacagacattaaaaaaatcgtctatattatatctaattatctagcttaattataatatagcttAGGACCTCTacgaaaaatagatgttggttGTTCGACTTACACAATATGCAGACAacaatttcatgagaatcagTCCAGCCGTTTCAGAGGAATATGGCGGAGGAGTAAATAACATTGTGACAtgagatttttatataaaagtggGTATCAAAAgataatttgtaatttgtagGTATCTCAAACCGTCCGTGGAAACAgcttgtctgtatgtttgtatgctTAGGTCATCAAAACTAACAACGGATtatgatgcggttttttaatagatggaaTTATTTTTGGGGAAGTTTTTATAccatttattaggttttagacaaagcgtgCGAAGCTTCGGGCATCAAGCCAGTAGTATAATATGGAAGTCacagaaaatataaagaggtTCTGTGATGGAAGTACTCCTCCTCCAACGCATCAGTCTTCCTGCCTCAAAcaaatacacattacacacgTATTTTAATTCTGTTTTCAATAATACTTAGTGATAGTTACGGTGAAGGTATTTACTGTAACATCACGGTTTGAATATTGTACCTACATTATGGCAAGCAAGGACCATGGTAGGTAACTAGCGTTAgcttttttctaaatttcatcagcttttattttagaactagcttaccgcccgcggcttcgcccgctttgtctaaaacctaataaattatatactaaaacctttttcttgaatcactctatctattaaaaaatcgcatcaaaatccgttgcgtagttttaaagatttaagcatacaaagggacataggggcagagaaagcgactttgttttatactatgtagtgatgagtGGTGCCATAGCATTGTAAAAAAAGTCAAAGTTTAGGTTAGTTTAACCTTTGCTTTTTAAAGGCTATAATATAGGCTTTTTtccatataattaatttatcaacTGAATTAATTTATAGGCGCtacaatgtaattattttatctagatcgatttgatttaattcttaaaaaatcatatatCTTAATCTTTCAAAATTGCACCTGTTGATAAgaattacatatataaaagGCTAATAAATTCGTAGAACTATGATACGAGAAAATAATAGGTATTCTCCAAAATGTTCAAGTACATCGCTCTCTTCGCCTTCGTGGCTGTGGCCCAGGCTTCCACCAATGTGCACacatgtaagtaggtactttataaGGTGCATTAGGGTAATTATGAATGATGGTGGATGGTAAATgcaataatgttaaattaactAGTGATAGATATTTCTCCGTAATAGAATACTTTAAATTTACTAGTTACAAAATATgtcaatgaaaatatttttgttcatttaaaagatcattatttttctcttCAACATCTTTAAtccctcagcccccggaatcacggacacaatagaaaatctattgtgtcgtaaGTCGTAACCCATTgggccgctcggtggtcaatgggttaatatTTCCTTTGTTTAATAGactaaaattagaaaatattgaagcTAAACGATGAAACAAAATAAGGTTTAATTCTCAGAAAGATTAATCTACGTTAAAATCtcataattttaatctatctaagtaggtataaaaattatagtttttgtGTCGAAAATGTTctaagtataaaatttataacctTCTTTTTGGAATATTGCAgtagaaaatagaaaaatcttatatgtatataaaaaggGCGTGTTTTCTAATCCACAAAATGGGCTGaagaatgatgatgatgacgatgaAGTAGGTACTTCATCATAATTAGGTAATTTAATCTAAAAATAGAACGTATTACTATCTTAATTATCTACTTGTATTACAAGATAACGTTTTATAATcatcatatttattatcatattaatcATAAATATGTGTTCCAGGCCGAGTGTTTACGGGCGCGCTCCCGTCAGCCACCACTATCGAGGGGTGCCGCAACCCACCGTGTGACCTGCCTCAAGGAAGAAATGCTGTCATCCACATGTCTTTCAATGCacgtatgtatatttttggtGTTTTTTTAAACCTATGGCTAAGGTTAGGCTGAGGGACCTCAGGTACTCTAATCCAGCCGGGGTTgtataattatcttatatttgcTCTCTGAACGTAGATTGTAGATTGTAAGTTAAATTCGTAGATACCTACTCATTTTTGTACGAAAATTAATTCTTTCTACTGTAacgttttgtaaaataattataatttctaaaatgttAAGCGTATTTTAATCAGATAAACTTATTTCTCCAACtcagtattttaattaatactgGTCTAGATCTcatgatacaaaataataattagtggGAACTGGgaaacctaaatatattttctacatTTTGTGAGTGTTCTTCTCTTGGGCGATGTACATTTTATACCTATTGTAATATTTGCAGCCCGCAACATAAACTCGATGCGCACGCTGGCCACGGCGTTCCTCGGCAATGTGGGTGTGCCGTACCCGCTCGGTAACAACGAGGTGACTTGCAACTTCATCACCAACACGCGCTGCCCCCTCAGAGGCGGCCAGCAGGTGCACTACACGCTGCGCATGTTCATCGAGAGGAGCTTCCCCGTGGTGAGAATtaacaacatttatttattcaatttacttAAAAGCACTTTTTAAGTCAATTGACAAAAGCATACAATAATCTTTTACATCAGTTTGTAAAACAGTTTCTACAGAAAATAGAGCAAAAAGCTCTGTAGTTggtttttttaaaattgtcacaattattcaaaaatcttaatttcaaaatatgaataatgatTACTGCCATATTATACTCACCTGTTTATTGAAAGAATAAAACTGCAGATGCATTGAACACAGCCGAATGTTAATTTCTTTcgcaaatatatttaaatgcttTCGTATTTCCAGGGCACATCAACAACAGTAGAATTCCGCATTGTGGACCAACAGAACCAACCTGtggtgtgtgtgcgtgtgccCATCAGGATCACAGCGTCCCGCGAGCTCGACTATGTGCCACAGATTGACGAGAATGTACAGATTGAAGAGAGCAATTAAATAGGATTGTGTTTGTCTTTGGcgttgaataaatatttttatgaaataattttattgtccttttaatatccttattttattaaacagttttaagtataatattatttctcacaataacatttcaattaatatgGATCTAacgtactttaaaaaaattaatttaattcaatgtgGGTGTAGATATATTATGGTCAAGAGGGGAcgaaaattatttagaaatgtGAATAATTCGATGAaattcactacatagtatacaacaaagtcgctttctctgtccctatgtccctttgtatgcttaaatctttcaaactacgcaacggattttgatgtggtttttttatatagatagagtgattccagaggaaggttttagacaaagcgggcgaagccgcgggtggtattAAGCtagtatttgataaaatgaagatgatgatgatttcaTCATCACAATTCATGaaatttagatagatagaattTTAACCTATGACTTGCGTTTTGAGAATATAGGGTTGAAAACTCGAAATTTGACGGGACAAATGTAATGAACTCTTAGgacaaaatatacctacatgtgCATTTATGTTTTCAGCAAAATGGGTATCGTTTGTTAAGTCTTTTTAAATGGAATTAATGGAATTTGTTATTTGAAGAAAATATCACTGTTTGTAGAAATAAGAATAATCGTTTATATAATAATctgaaatgaatataattacatatagcTTTCCTCCCGAGACCTCTCGAGACGTTACCTTTGTGTACAAAATTTTGTACTTTGTGGACGACATTTATTACTTCTTTAGTATgtaatcaattaattattatagcaaAAGTAGGTTGCTTGCATATtcgtaaatttatttatttatttcactcttactaaataaatacatttttaaggtttcgaacctcaaaaggaa
Protein-coding sequences here:
- the LOC123700434 gene encoding NPC intracellular cholesterol transporter 2-like, translated to MFKYIALFAFVAVAQASTNVHTCRVFTGALPSATTIEGCRNPPCDLPQGRNAVIHMSFNAPRNINSMRTLATAFLGNVGVPYPLGNNEVTCNFITNTRCPLRGGQQVHYTLRMFIERSFPVGTSTTVEFRIVDQQNQPVVCVRVPIRITASRELDYVPQIDENVQIEESN